Genomic DNA from Triticum dicoccoides isolate Atlit2015 ecotype Zavitan chromosome 4B, WEW_v2.0, whole genome shotgun sequence:
GCATCAACACTAAAAGCTTAATATTTAagaaatatgaaatatttttcagtGGAAGTTTTCATCTATGATGCACAGACAAATCTCTACCTGGGCAAAACCTGTACAGTTTGACTAGTAAGAGGAGTTCCACAGATGGAAGTCTCACTCTCAATACAAAGGAACTGCCTTCTTACACACAGAATACCTTAAGTGTAGCCACCTCGAACTAGTGTCTGATCTCAGGACTAGGTGCCAACCACGTTACAGAGGTTCATTGGATATTCATTACCCAGATATAAATGACATAGTATTTATGCAAGAGAAACTCTGAAACTGTATAAGACATACCCTGCCATTAGAGAACTGAACTATCCGCCGAGATGTGGGAAGAAAATGAGATATTTTTGTCCCATTTCCAAATCCACTGTCATCAATATTCTGACCATGCCCATGACTGAACTGTCTTTGTAGTGAAGAGTGGCTCTGATTATCAGAAACTGGTCTCTCTCTAACACAAAGAAGcattcttcctgcaatgaagagaGACAAGCTCAAGATGGCAGTAAAATGTTTTCATCACCATAGGCAATAGAAATGAGTCCATGGCCAACTCATTGGTTCCCAATGTAAATTGTACTCCATACCATCCTGGCTCATAAATGGATACAACAGAAATGTCAGAATGCATGTGATGGTGGGAACAAGAAAATAGTCTTAACGACAGATATGACACTGTCAAATGCTTTCTTAAAGTCGCATATCGGAGAAACAAGGTAATAAAAATCTGGTGAACAGTGAGGTTGTCAGCTCAGAGACGGCCTGCAGCTAAAAAGACTGTAGCCAAAAGATATTCCAATGCGGTAGCCATTCAGACTTCAATTTCAGTATGGCAATTAAAAAATTTAGCATTTAACACATACTACAAGAGAAAACTAAAGCAGAATAAGTACCAACAATGTCTGTTGTTGACACTCCTTCGGTTCTTTTAATCTGCTTATATCGGCCAGCCTTTTTGGCAAGGGCATATGCGTCGGTGCCATCTGGTAGCAGGCAAGGATCATCACCATGAATAATGTAATCAATATTATACTCATTGAATAGCTTGTTCATGAAATCTTCGGTTATGGCATATGGTGCATCTGGAATGACATCGTCAACCCATTTGACAGCACGGACCATTTTCATTCTGTATTACCCAGAAAAATAGAAACATTAGGAAAAAGAATTTATGCTAAATACAATACAAAATTAGGGATTATACCGGTGCATCCAAAGAAGCAAAAAAGCACGACACAGAAGAAATGCCTAAAATTCCATACAGCCTTAATCCTACACTACATTAGAGGCGAAATCTGGCTGTGACAACACAACAGTAACTACCACCAGAGCACATAAGAAACCCATGAATTACACCTAAATCTACAAATTGCAGAAGCAGAGAAACAGTAAGGCATGCACTGAGCACAGTAACTCCTGCCAGTAAATCATGCTTAACTCGTCTTTCTTCAAGCAAGCAGAAAAAAACTCAGAGATCGGATTAATCATCAAAATTAAATCAGTACCGGGATAAATTTTGCCAGAGCAAGAATTGCATCCATCATAAGCGCAATTGCGAACAGAAAAGCTACTGGCATAACCAAATTTCTAAAATGCATTAATGTCGTTTGAGCAAGGTTGGTTTTGTTACTACCAATCGGCCGAGCAGAGCACACAGCAGACATACCACATAGACCGTATAAAAATGCACAGGCTCACCAAGTGGTTAGTGACTCCAGCATTAGCGGACATTTCCAGAGCTATCTACTGCTTGAGCCAATTAGCCCATCCAGATCCAGCCAAGCTAtctaaaaaagggcaacctggtgcatgtagctcccgcttgcgcagggtccagggaagggtccgaccactttgggtctatagtacgcagcctttccctacatttctgtaagaggctgaccAAAAACACACTTTAATTCAGAACTGTAATACTAATTTCCCAATTCAAATCATTCATGCAACACAAGAATACAATTAGTTAACCATAACTTAGAGCCACTTTTTTCATTGTTAGTAATCAACACACGAAACAATTCTAACATTCGATTGGAGCTACTTCTATGTTTCAAATCCATAGAAGTTTGAGAACGCCGAACAGTCCATCCTACCCACAAAACATCACCTTAGAACCCAAGCTAAAAAGAAAACTTTGATGCAAGTATGAAACTGGTCCACACGGTAGCACCTCAGCAAACACATTTATTCACAGAATGACACAAGAAGTTGGTCTTCCTGACAATGAGCAACAACCACAAGTGCTCCCCAGCAGTTTGTATTGTAAGAATATAATTAGAGCAGAGTCCCACACCATGACAACAAGCATCAACCTAAGGGGAAAATATTGCCTTGATTATGTTCTCACATTGGAACAAAATGTTGGCTGAAGCGCAAAACTTAGCGGCGATCTTATACATGGTGCAAGCAAACACTAGAATTACGAGGGGACGCGGGATGACCTCTCGTGGAGCGGCGTGACGGGGGGTCCCTTGTTGGCGGTGATCTCGTCATCactgacgacgccgacgacgagctCGTCCCCGAGCGCCCGCGCCTGGCGCAGCGCGTTGCAGTGGCCGTAGTGCATCATGTCGAAGCAGCCGTCCATGTAGACCcgcacggggcggcggcggcggcggaagcgcCGCCGGAGGGCCTCGACCGGTGGTAGACTCGGGGACGCGGGGCCAGCGCCGAGGTGCAGCACGACCACCGAGGCACCCAGCACGATCCCGCCGATCACGCACGCCGCCACCGTCCGCGCGCTGCTACTAGCCGAATCCATGAGTAAGGCAATAGACTCGCGGACCCAGAGGAGTCAGCGGGGCTGGGGGAGAGCGGTCAGAGGCGTGTGCTTGGTTTTCGCGTGCGCGCAAGGTGCGGTGGGATCTAGCCTAGGGTTAGGGATGCGGGTGTGCGGCTGGAGGGCCCTTCGCCATGGGAGATGGTGGGAGGTCTCGGACACGGACGGAGCTGTGGTGCGGTTCAGGCTACCTAGTTCCGCGTCTGTGGCCGTAGCGGGAGTCCGCTCGCCTGTTTGACTCGATGCCAAATGGGACCAACGCGTCAGTGCAGCCCGGCTCGTGTAGATCCAGGTACTGTAAAGTAAAAAACCACACGTGCCACTGATATTTTGTGGACTTTTTTAGTTGATGTTTTTGTGGACTTAGAGCATCTACGTCTCGCCGCCTCAAACCGGTCTCAAACATCCAGACGGACAGCCCGAACGGACAGCCCGACCACTAATTTGTGAAAAACCCGACCCAAACAAGCTCCTCATACCAGCCATAAATGCCCGGACTGACCAGCGAcccctcatatccaacccaaatcTAGAATAATTATGACAAGGCTCGGGCGCGTCCCCCACAACAGACCAGACAATCTGACCTCACTATAAGTTGAACCAAATTCACCAAACCCATCGCCCTCCCCCCGCGTCCTAGTCATCGCCGTCGTCCACCCTTGCTCCCCTCATCCTCTCCGCCAACCCCAATCCGTCGCTCGAGATGTTGACCAGCCCCTCCCACGTGCCGCCACAGAGGCTGCTTCGGGGTCATCCGTGGGCATCTCGTCCTCGACTCCAGCGTGCAAGCCGGAGAACGGCGCCCGAAGGAATCGGCGACGGAGGCAGCATGAGAGGGAAGCGCGTCGCATGGAGCGGATGTGAACCTCAAGGAGCAGCATTCACCCCTGTCGCGCCCGGCCCCCCGAACATCGTCCATCCAGCCGCCGGCAAGGATCGCGTCATCCGACCCGGTCGGGTTAGAGGACGATCTGACAGCTGGTTGGGAGGGCATTCCGAAGTGATTTCTGCCGATGCAGAGGGCGGCGGATAATGTCTTCCACCCGCAACAACTCCAACGGGCGCGAACAAGCACGGGCAGCGGCGGCGCCCGGTCTGCCCACATCATGTTCGACGGAATGACATAGCAGGACTCGATACCTTTTTTGCTCAATCCCGAGCTTTGCTTTGCATATATCATTGCAATTAGTTGCATACACCTTAGCTTATTTCAAACCCTAATGATTTTATGAGAATATATTGTCGGACATGACAATGAAATCAAGATCCTGTCCAAATGGACTATGAGTTGGTGGATCCAAATTGTCTGACATTCACGGCGTTTGAAGTAGGCACAACATCAAAACCCAATCCCAATAAGAAAAGGAAGGCAAAGGTGCCCAAGGCAAGAGGTCTGACATTCACAATTCCTGAGGATATTTTATTGGTTAAAGCTTGGTTGGCCACAACATTGGACCTCATATGTGGCACCGAACAAAATGGCAATATGTATTGGAAGAAGATCCACAAGCATTATCATGAACACAAACATTATATGGAGTCGCATCCTATCTTGACCACCCGCAATGTGGCATCCCTTCAACATCGATGGGGGTCATTCAAGGGAAGTTAACAAGTACGCTGGCTACTATGCACAAGTACTTGGTCCCCTCAAAGTGGGATGACAGTAGCACCGCATGTAAGTTTTTTGTCATCATGTCAATTGCGTGTATATTTGTCATCATTTCAATTGtttattttttgttgcattctCAATGTTATACATAAATTTTGCTAGACGGTGGTGGCGACCACTATGTATCAAgaaacagagaagaagccatttggTTTTAGCCATTGTTGGGTGCTATTGAATGGAAAACCAAAGTGGACACAACTTGTGGAATATCAGAAGGTCGGCAAGAGGAATAATGATGGGTCAAGCTCCCACCAATCAATTGGGttggacgacgaagaagaagatgatgtaggGGAGAATGGAAGAGACAACGTGCCAAAGAATAACCGACAAGTGATGGGAAACAAGTGGGAGAAGGCGAGGGCCTCTCGTGACGCCGCAGCGACGAAAATGTCCTCCACATGGTGgcggtgtcttggactaggggtgctagccatgtcggcctgccaATCATGGGTCGGATCGAGGGCTCCCAGACAACCGAAGAATGGGCCACATTCACCATGACACCCAACATACTCAAGATGGAATCCTCCAAAGACTTGGCACACACTTCAAGACATGCTCAAATCATCGGTAAGCTTATCCCTAGATGTAACCAACCTAcatgtaaccctaggtacccccaGTACCTATATGAGCTGAAGGGTTTTAATCTGTAGGGTAAAGTTAAGCTAAGTTAGATTCATtcatacgatctcaaggtagaacatcctaagcacaagtgctccctgggtgattttggtaattaatgtcaacatatctcttgttggactaatgtttctacatagtatattttagataagttcaacatggGAGTCacatggacatggacaagaggatgtggaaacccttcaagatgctaacgacaaatattggcaaaagctcaagactctacattttcattttagtgatccaagatcacattgagtccataggaaagccaatactattaaaaggggatgaggtgttgcttaatggcttgcttggtcAAAGTgtttagtaatatgctccaaagccctcaaccactttctcatatccacatatgtcctaaacctaaaagtcaaactcggccccaccgatttgatatatccggcgccaccgagttcatctgatacagctgatggggttatgtacctagggtagggtcatggacctgatccaagtaccttacccaaggacatccttagaagaggtcgccttccagtcgaccaacgaaggactcactcgactgacttgaagggctcgaccacgaagactcactcgaccaccaggaggtcaagaggcactctgcattgcaatggcctgtaattaagtaggctttatgatagtaaagacactttatgtggggcgttaccagtaacgccccagacttaactcaccttaaaccctctcctacgtgggctggctggggtcctggcgcactctatataagccacccccctccacaggcagaagggttgggcatcttgtaactcacatactcataatccactcgaccgcctccgggctccgagacgtagggctattacttcttccgagaagggcctgaactcgtacatcccttgtgtttacaacctctccatagctaggaccttgcctctccatacctaccccccactctactgtcaggcttagaaccacgacagttggcgcccaccgtggggcaggtgttttagcgattcttgtggagaagttgcgattcttccgagtactttcatcatggtgtctgctggagttttggtcgagggtcgagagatccgtctcggcgctctcactttcatcgccgacgactccgcctggctccaggaggctccactcgatgttgatgcgctccccgtccgcggtgcgacgcattttcgtgcatgtgtccgcggcgttatgCTGCGGCAACCTTCAACCCCGTATCAGacgactcctccatcgtccaccctcccggtctcccgccagcgcaagcgctcgggccggtcgaggcttcaacgatgggtgaggcacgcggtggctcgccaatcggccatcacccaagttgcggcaatcgagcccgacgaatctctctacggcttgttcgatctgtcgactggctccgtagagactgcatccgagtgcggtagcagtgatccagcggcggaaatcttgatggtcgacgggccccgcagtccccctggcttcgcccgtgatgatggagcaggtgacggaggcgaccccgcacgacgccacgaagagtaccagcccgagccactcgactctctgcaaagagaggaacttcgccgcaggaacgtggatgccctgcgtactcccatcgcaggagaaacccccgaggctcgtgccttggaggaggcgcgtctggccaatttggccgagcgcactcgactggagaaccttcagcgagcactcgacgagcgcgcgcggcaacgagttcccgacaccagtcgacgtcaactcttcccgccgactcaggtatatcgaaccccaattcagaatttagcagctgcgacccgtatagcagagtccatccagccttcgcagtcggaagctggcagaggtttgctgcagatcagggatctgctccgggcagcaggagatcataattcagccgtgtctcagtcgcgcaacagaattcacagtcgatccgtcactgtgaatacggttcagtcggctcacagccccagatcgcctccgcggcgtgaagggcgcgagaatcggcgagatcaatatggcgaccgactcgaccgagttgataggcgtcgagtgcccaattcccctccgaggggtgggtcttacgctcctcgacagcaagatgacaggcgttagtacagtacagggcgaagggttccagtcgaccccagagaaccaggcttcgacgcacaatccattatcgtgcaaggtatggtcgaccggaacagagcccatcgaggtggactcgacagagatgcacccacaggcaatcgagtgcatgtttctggtcctgaatgtttcagcagagctatcagagccgcagttatccctcccaatttcaggttggcaacgggagtcagcaagttcactggtgagtctaagcctgaaacttggcttgacgattaccgagtggcagttcagattggtggtgggaacgacgaggtggccatgaagcattttcccctcatgctggaaggttctgccagggtttggttgactcaattacctcctagcagcatttacacttgggaagatctgtctcgagtgttcatcagaacgtttgaaggaacttgcaagcgaccagctggattgacagagttgcaagtctgcgtgcagaaggctaatgagactctcagagagtatattcagaggtggatcactttgcaccacactgtggagaatgtgtccgatcatcaggcagtctgcgccttcaaagatggcgtcaagaacagagaactgagtttgaagtttggtcgaaccggtgacatgaccttgagtcggatgatggagattgctaccaagtacgccaacggcgaagaagaagaccgactccgaagcggcaagcacaagccgagtcagtcggaaaaaggaaacaccagtcggaaacagaagcggaaggctgaac
This window encodes:
- the LOC119295526 gene encoding ethanolamine-phosphate cytidylyltransferase-like, which produces MDSASSSARTVAACVIGGIVLGASVVVLHLGAGPASPSLPPVEALRRRFRRRRRPVRVYMDGCFDMMHYGHCNALRQARALGDELVVGVVSDDEITANKGPPVTPLHERMKMVRAVKWVDDVIPDAPYAITEDFMNKLFNEYNIDYIIHGDDPCLLPDGTDAYALAKKAGRYKQIKRTEGVSTTDIVGRMLLCVRERPVSDNQSHSSLQRQFSHGHGQNIDDSGFGNGTKISHFLPTSRRIVQFSNGRGPGPDSRVVYIDGAFDLFHAGHVEILRLARGLGDFLLVGIHTDQTISSTRGPHRPIMNLHERSLSVLACRYVDEVIIGAPWHISKDMITTFNISLVVHGTIAENMDYTEDDSNPYAAPIAMGIYHKLDSPLDITTSTIIRRIVSNHEAYQKRNEKKEASEKKYYDSKSFVNGE